TGCCGGGTGAAGGCTGCAGGTGCGGTCAAGATGTCGGCGCCAGCGAGCGCCAGATCCCGAAACAGGCGCGGAAACCGGATATCATAGCAAATGCCCATACCCAGCCGCGCGCCATCAATATCGACCGTCCGGGCAAATTCACCGGGTTGATAGACAGCACTTTCGCGCCAGCTTTCACCGCTGTCCAGATCCACATCGAACATGTGGATCTTGTCGTAATGAGCCAGCTTTTCACCATTGGGGTCGAAGACGACGCCTCGATTTGCGGCCATGCCGTCACCTGCCTCCACTGCGGTCGAACCGATATGCAGATAAATCTTCAGCTCACGCGCCATAGACGAGGCGGCAGCAAGCACCTCATCCTCAGCCTCCGTCTTGAGAATCTGCTGCAGAGCCTTTCTGTCGCGCTGAACCGCACCGGTCATTTCAGGTGTCTGGACATAGAGCGCGCCACGCGCGGCAGCCTTGCGAACCAGCGCTTCCATCACCGCTATATTGGCTGCGGGCTGGACACCAGAACGCATCTGAATGGCAGCAACAACAAGTTCGCTCATCGGATCATGCTCCTTCCAGCAATGGATCAAGCTTGCCCGCATGTTCAAGCGCGTGCAACTCGTCGCAGCCACCGACATGAAGACCATCTATGAAGATCTGCGGAAACGTCGCTCGGCCATTGGCCTTGCCGATCATTTCCTGCTTCAGCTCGGGTGAAAACGTCGCGTCATGCTCGGTGTAAGCCACGTTCTTGCTGTCCAACAGGCGTTTGGCAGCGGTGCAGAATCCGCAGAACTGTCGGGTG
The DNA window shown above is from Hoeflea phototrophica DFL-43 and carries:
- the grxC gene encoding glutaredoxin 3, with the translated sequence MADVTLYTRQFCGFCTAAKRLLDSKNVAYTEHDATFSPELKQEMIGKANGRATFPQIFIDGLHVGGCDELHALEHAGKLDPLLEGA
- a CDS encoding carbon-nitrogen hydrolase family protein; amino-acid sequence: MSELVVAAIQMRSGVQPAANIAVMEALVRKAAARGALYVQTPEMTGAVQRDRKALQQILKTEAEDEVLAAASSMARELKIYLHIGSTAVEAGDGMAANRGVVFDPNGEKLAHYDKIHMFDVDLDSGESWRESAVYQPGEFARTVDIDGARLGMGICYDIRFPRLFRDLALAGADILTAPAAFTRQTGEAHWHVLQRARAIENGAFVVSAAQGGVHEDGRETYGHSIIVDPWGRVIAEAEGDEPGFIAASLEIDEVKAARGKIPNLKNARSYQVAAQGVEKVERVA